CTTCTCATTCTCCAGGTGGTGTTTCTGCTGGACGCGTTTATACCTGCACGACTGGGCGTAGCCCCGGTTCTTCAGGGTCCGCCGCTTCTGCTTCAGGCGGATCACCTCGTCCTTGGTGAAGCCCCGCAGGTGGCGGTTCAGCTCGCGCACGGACATGGACACGAGCTGGTCGTCGGAGAAGCGGTCCTCCACGCTGCTGCTACCACCAGCCGCCGTCGCCGCGGCCGCCGCGTGCGGCCCAGGCCCGGAGTGGCTGGTGGGCAGCTGCTGCGCGGGGCTGGCCGCGCTGGACGGCGGCGGCGACgcttggtgatgatggtgatggtgcgGGTGCGCGTGTGGGCCCAGCTCGTCGTGCGCCACGCCGGCGCCCGGGTACGCGTGGTGcgggtgtgggtggtggtggtgatggtggtggtgcgcGCCGCGGAAGCCGTCGAAGCTCTGCAACGGCTGTGGCACTGGGTGCGAGCCTATGAGCGCCTCCACTGCGTCCTCGGGCGTCAGGTTGAGCGCCTCGGGGTTCATCTGCTGGTAGTTGCTCGCCATCCAGTACAGGTCCTCGAGGTGGGTCTTCTGTTCGGTTGGGCTGAAGCTGGGCGACGAGGGCACCGAGCTGCACGGCGTGCTGAGCGGTGTGGACGACACCGAGCCGGCTGGCTGCAGGCGCGTGCAGGGCCGTCCCGGGCGGTCCGCGCGCCCCAGCGGCTCCTTCTTTACGTCGAACTTGAGCAGGTCGAAGTCGTTGACGTACTCCATAGCCAGCGGGCTGGTGGGCAACTCGGGCCCCATGCTCAGCTCCGCGGCCATCGCTCACGCGAggcgcagccgccgccgccgcccgggaAACTTTGCAGCCGGCCGGGGCGCGCCGAGCCGGGAGCGGGGGCGAAGAGCGGCGAGCCCGGGAGGTGGGGAGCGGAGGGCGCAGCGGGCCGGGGCCGCCGGCCAAGCCTTTGTCTGGGGACGCGGCGGCGCGCGGGAGAGTCCCGAGGCTGCCTGCGCCGCCCCAGAGCTCGGGGCTGTGGCCGAGCCGGGGCCGGGCCGAGCCGGGAGGGGTGGAGAAGCGAGCGGGGCGCGCGGCCGGGTCGAGGGGTGGCGCCGGGCGAGCGCCCGCCGCTCGCTCTCTAGCTCTCTTGCTCTTGGGCTCTCCCGATCTCAGCCGCTCGCAGCCCGGCGGTGCAGCTGTGCGGGATCCGGCGCAGCCGCTGCCTTTTATCGCCTCCCTGATGTCACCGGGGCGCGGGGGCCCGAGCAGCCCGGCGCGCTGGCCAATGGCTGTACGGGCCCCGCGGACCGGCGGCGCAGGGCGGGGCGCGCCTGACAGCTCCTCCGCCCCCCGTGTCAGCTGACTGGCGGCTCGAGCAGCCGGAGAGCCGCCGAGGCCTGGCGGagggctggagcagagagggACAGCCGGCCcgggcccagccccccaccccctcggTGTCCCGGCCCCCGCCCGCTCGCCTTCGGTGCCAGCCCCCCCGCCTCCACCACCATAGGCTGGGCCGCTTCGTCCACCCCTTCGCTCGCTCTCCTCCCTCTTTACCCTTGGCTCCCCCAACCCCAGTCTGTGTCACCCCCAGGAGGCTCAGAATGAGCGCCGGGACGACACCTCTCGGGTCCATTGTTCCCAAGCGTCCCCCGCCCAGTGGGGGACGCTCCGTGTGCAGCGCGGCCGCGGGCCGTGTGTGTGCAGTGCGTGGCTGTGTTTTTGCAGGGCTGAGCATGTTTGTGTGTTGGGGGGCAGGGTTGGGGCGCGAAGAGTTGTGTTCAAATCCAACTCAGCCTCAGAGGACACTCCTCGGGCCAAGCGGGAGGCATCCCCCTCCTGGCGGGTGTGGTGGCCGAGCCCCGAGACAGGACTCGGCGGGCCCCGCCGCTCCCCGCACACCCCACCCACAAATGCAGTAGAtgaagggagtggggaaggaatCGGCCCAAAGGCTCTGAAGCCCTCTCCCCAGCCAAACGCAGTGAACCCTTAGTTCTCCGAGGTTGGGGGCTGAGGCCAGCCCAGGACGGTGCTCCGGGTGGCTCTTGGCTGCTGGGAAACCGGCCCTGTTTTTGTTTGAACGTTTTGTAACGATTAAGCAGATCCCGGCGTCAGCCAGCCGAGGAGAGGCTCAAACAGGCATAAAGTGCGACCCCAAGTGGCCACTGTGCGCAAAGGCGCGCCGAATCGCGGGGCCCGCAACTGGAAGTCTCGGCCGACGACTCGGACTC
This portion of the Pseudorca crassidens isolate mPseCra1 chromosome 15, mPseCra1.hap1, whole genome shotgun sequence genome encodes:
- the MAFB gene encoding transcription factor MafB; this encodes MAAELSMGPELPTSPLAMEYVNDFDLLKFDVKKEPLGRADRPGRPCTRLQPAGSVSSTPLSTPCSSVPSSPSFSPTEQKTHLEDLYWMASNYQQMNPEALNLTPEDAVEALIGSHPVPQPLQSFDGFRGAHHHHHHHHPHPHHAYPGAGVAHDELGPHAHPHHHHHHQASPPPSSAASPAQQLPTSHSGPGPHAAAAATAAGGSSSVEDRFSDDQLVSMSVRELNRHLRGFTKDEVIRLKQKRRTLKNRGYAQSCRYKRVQQKHHLENEKTQLIQQVEQLKQEVSRLARERDAYKVKCEKLANSGFREAGSTSDSPSSPEFFL